AGGCGCCAGCCGCGCTCGCAGTGGCGTCGTGGTCCACATCGTTCGAATCCGGCGATTCGCAGGTGGTGGGAACCGCCTTGGGTGCCGTTCCCACCACTTTCACGGGGATCACGGGAAGGCCGCTCACCGTGTCGGTGACGCCCTCGAACGTGGCAAATAGCGGGTCCAGCGAGAGCGTGGGCAACCTGTCCGACGGGTCCGGCGACACCAAGTGGTACACCGGAAATAAGCCGAGCGGCTCCACCCCGTTTGAGGTCGTCTACGCGATGGGGGTCAAGACGCCCATAAGTGGATACTCGCTTACCTCAGGCGCAGATGCGGCCGACTGGTCGGGTCGTAACCCGAAGTCGTGGGCCGTGTACGGATCGAATGATGGCAGTGCATGGACGCCGCTCGACAACCAAAGCGGCCAGAGCTTCGCGGGCAGCAAGTCGGTTAACAACTACGCCACCTCGGGGAGCCCCGAGTACTCGTACTACAAGCTGGCCATCACGGAAAACAACGGGGCCAACGACTTCCAGCTTGCCGATTGGACGCTCAAGCTCGGCACCGTGCAGGCGGGTTCGTTGGCCGTGGCGCAGGCCACCGGCCCGACCGGCGGATGGACCCAGAAGGAGGGCGCCGGATTCACCGGCAAGGCTTCCCTGATGTATGCGGGCAAGCATATCGGCGCGGGCGCGGTCACCTCGAAGGTCGAGATTCGCTCCAACGTTAACGCGTCGGTAGCCACAAACACCCAGTTCAGCTACAAGATCTACCCGGTGCTGAACTCGGACTGGGAGTATTCGGCCACCTACGTTGCGCTTGACGTGCAGTTCGATGACGGGACGTGGCTGTCGGCGAACGCCGACCAACGCGACACCAACGGATTCCACGTTCAGGCCCGCAAGCAGGGTTCGGAAAAGGCCCTGTACGCAAACCAATGGAACTCGGTGGCGGTGGACCTGAGTGCCTACAAGGGTAGGACGATCAAGAACATTGCGATCACCTACGACAACGACACCGCGGCAAGCGGCACATCGATTGTCGGCTACGTCGATGACATTGCGATCAAGACCGTGGCGCCCATCGATGCCAGCCAGCTTGTGAACTACGTGGATACGCGCCGCGGAACGAACGCGAACGACAAGTTCTCGCGCGGGTCGAACATCCCCGCAACGGCCGTCCCGAACGGCTTCAACTTCTGGACCCCGTTCACCAACACGGACGACAACAAGCTCTACCAGTACGCGCGGCAGAACAACTCCGATAACCTCACGACACTGCAGGGCGTCGGGATTTCGCACGAAACCAGCCCGTGGATGGGTGACTCCGACTCAATGTCGATCATGCCGTCGACGAGCGCGACCACCACCAACGCCGATCGCAGCGCGCGCGCGGCCGCGTTCAGCCACGATGATGAAATTGCTCGCCCCGATTACTACAGCGTCAAGACGACCAATGGCCTGCAGGTCGAGGTGGCTCCGACAATGCACGCGGGCATCATGAAGTTCACGTTCCCGGCCGGGCAGAACACGGGCACTCTGCTGATCGACGGCGCACTTTCGCAGGATTCCAGCTTCCAGGTTTCCGGCAACAAGCTCACGGGTTGGGTCTCCGGCAACGCCAAGGGCGGTTCTGGATCAGGTTCGACCCGCATGTACATCTACGGCGAATTCGATTCCGCCGCCACCGCCCAGGGCAGCGCGAACGGTGGTCGCAGCGGCTACTACGCCCGCTTTGACACGGCGGCCAACAAGACGGTCACCCTGCGCATCGCGACGTCGTTCATCGGCGACGACCAAGCGCAGTCCAACTTCGCGCAAGAGGTTGCGAACAAGTCGTTCAGCGACATTCAAACGGCGGCGGCGCTCACCTGGCAGGAAAGGCTCAGCGTCATCGACATGAGCCAGTCCACCACCGCAACCGACGCCGACAAGGTCAAGGTCTACTCGAGCCTGTACCGCCTCAACATGTACCCGAACGCTCGCTGGGAGAAAGTCGGAACCGAGTACAAGTACGCGTCGGCGGTTGGCGGGACCTCGGCTGACAAGACCGATCAGAACGTGCCGGTCATGACCGGCAAGAACTACGTCAACAACGGGTTCTGGGACACCTACCGCACGGCGTGGCCCCTGTACTCGTTGCTATACCCGGAATTCGCAACCGAATTGGTCGACGGGTTCTTGGACCAGTACGACGACGGCGGCTGGGTTTCGCGGTGGAGCTCGCCGGGATATTCGAACATCATGACAGGGACGAGTTCCGACGTCGCCTTCGCTGACGTTTACATTTCGACGAACTCGATGTCGACGGCGCAGGCGGAACACGCCTTTGCGGCCGCGGTCAAGAACGCGACAGTCTCCGCGCCAAGCGAATACTGGAACAACAACAACCGCGATGAAGCACGCGTCGGCCGCAAGGGGTTGCAGACGTCGACCTTCCTCGGGTATTCGGATTCGAACCTGCACGAGTCCGTGTCCTGGGGTCTGGAGGGCAACATCAACGATGCCGGCATCGCGGCCATGGCCGAGAAGCTAGCGGCGGATACCTCCCTGTCCGCAGCGAAGCGAGCCCGGTACGCCGAGCAGGCAACCTACTACCGTGACCGCGCCAAGAACTACGTCAACATGTTCAACACCGAGGCAGGCGGCTTCTTTACCACCCGCAATGCCGATGGAACGTTCAGTTCGAATTCGTCGAACTACAACCCGAAGACGTGGTGGGGTCCCTACACGGAGACCAACGGGTGGAACTTCGCCTTCCACGCGCCTTTCGACACCGACGGCCTGGCGGGCCTGTACGGTTCGACAACGGCGGGCATCAAGGCGAAGCTGGACCAGTTCTACGCAACGCCCGAAAAGACGACCGGGACGATCCACGAGGAACTGGAAGCCTCCGCGGTGCGCATCGGGCAACTCGGCATGAGCAACCAGGTATCGCACCACATTCCGTACATCTCCGCCGCAACCGGCGATGCGACCCGCACGCAAGAGGTTGTGCGCGAATCGCTCCAGCGCCTCTTCGTCGGATCCGACATCGGGCAGGGCTACCCCGGCGATGAGGACAACGGCGAAATGAGCGCCTGGTACCTGTTCTCGGCGATGGGCTTCTACCCGCTGTCGCTCGCATCCGGCGAGTACACCGTGGGGTCGCCCGCCTTCGACAAGATGATCATCAACAGGTCCGCATCGCAGGGCGGAAAGCTGACGATCACGGCGCAGAACAACTCGTACGACAACGTCTACGTTTCGGGCGTGAAGGTTGGCGACAAGGCGCTGTCGACCCCGAGCCTGAGCGTGTCGGATCTGCGTGCCGCCAGCACGCTGGACTTCACGATGCAGTCCACCCCCTCTACCTGGGGCAACGACCAGACCCGCGCGGTTTCGGCGCCGGCCGCGCTGCAGGACCTGACCAAGTCTGGCAACGCCCAGGTGAGCGCCACTGGTATCAGCGACACCGCGAAGCTTGTCGATGACACGTCCGACACGAAGTCGGCAATGACTGTCGCCGGCTCGACGTTGAAGGCGGTTTCAACGCAGGGCCCGGTCAAGGTCAAGACCTACACGCTCACCAGCGCAACGAAGGCGGCAGCCCCGACATCCTGGAAGCTACAGGGATCCAACTCCGGCACGGACTGGACGGACCTTGACTCGCGCAGCGGATCATTCTTCGATTACCCGCTGCAGACTGTTCCGTTCCAGGTTGAAGATCCCGGGTCATATTCGCAGTACCGCATCGTGTTCGGTAACGGGTCGGAATTGGCTGAAGTCGAGCTTCTGGTGGACCCGGATGCAACGGGTGCTACCGGCGAGGTCGAGGCAGCGGTGCCGAGTGACATCTCGGTGGCGGCGGGCGAACAAACGCCATCCGTCATCGCGACCGTCTCAGGGATCGCGGACGTGAGCGCGGCGAGCGCGACCGTCGATTTCGGTGATGGCTCCGATGCCCAGGCGGCGACGGTCGCAGCGGGCGGCATCGCCGGCAGCGTCGTTAAGGCCACGCACTCGTACGACCGGGCCGGTGAGTACCCGGTGACCGTTAAGGTCACATACGACGGGGTCACCACGGTGTCGACGGGTGTCATAACGGTTACGCGTGACGCCAGGTTCGAATCGAACTTCGACAACGCGTGCCTGACAAATGCGGGTACCGCGGTCGCCTGCGATGGTGCCTCGAACGCCAACGGCTACCGCAAGGAGTCGCTGGCTGAGGCAAAGTCCATCACGGATGGATCGCGAAGCGTCAGCGTTCCAGCAGTGGTGCAGGGTACGCAGTATTCGGTGCCGGGGGACTCGTCCCTGAAATTCACTCTCCCGCAGATCGCATCTGGCGAAAAGGACAACCTGACCGGCGAAACCACGCGCAAAGTGCGGGTCTATGTGCCAGCTGACGCCACCAAGGTGTCGTTCATCGGTATGGCAACGGAGACGAGCCTTTCCAAAGCGGCGAAGCTCATCTTCGATGACGGGACGACCAAGCCCTTCAACCTGGAGTTCAATAACTGGGACTCGGCGACCGGTGCAGACGGTATTGGCGCGGGCAACGTCGTGGTCGGCGCCAGCATGGGCCGTTGGAAGGGAACGTCGACGACGGTCGACGCACCAAATAACGCATTCAAGCTATGGGCAACTGCTTCGGTGACGCTGGAGCAGGGTCACGGTGGCGGCTTCTGGCTCGAGATGCCGGCCGTTGATAGTTCAACGAAGGCGCGGCAGCACGTGTTTGCTATCGCGAGCGACGGCAGCGGGACGCTTACCGAGCCGGTTTCGATCGCGGCCGGACAGGCCGCTAGCGCAAAATCGGGTGCTGCAACCACGTTCGATCTGGCCACGGTCTCCGCAGGTGACCAAAGCGGTGAGCGCACGGCGGTCGTCAACTGGGGCGACGGCAGCGAGGCCGTAGAGGTTTCGCTGGCCGAATCCGGTGCGGTCACGGGTCAGCACACCTACGCCAAGGCCGGGATCTACCGGGTCAGCATCGTCGCGGATGACTCTGTGACGTCTGCGCAGACCAGCACGACCATCACGGTGACCGACAGCGAGAAGACGGACGCCGCCGTGACCCTGACGGCGTTGCCTGCCGCGCCCGTGGCGGGCGACAGCATCGCTCTGACGGCCACCGTGCCCAGCGATGCCACGGGCACGGTGAGCTTCAAGTCGTCGGGCGAGGTCATCGGGACCGCAGCGATTGCCGATGGCAAGGCCAGCTACACCGTGTCTTCCGTCGAGGCGGGGGTCTACACGTTCGCAGCGGAATTCGCCGGTGATGCCAAGTACAACGCGGCCGCATCGCAAACAGTCACAGTGACCGTCAAGACCAAGGACGACGGTGGGAACACCGGTGGTGGCGATGGTGGGAACACCGGCGGCACCGACTCCGGTAAGGCGGCTAGCCTGTCCGCGCCGCGGTTCAGCAAGCTGAAGCAGTCCTACGGTGCGATTGCCAAGCGCCGGGCCACCGTCGCGGTCGTTGTGACGAACGCGACCCAGGGGACGGTGACGTTCAAGTCCGGGGCGAAGGTTTTGGCTACAGCGAAGATTCGTCGGCAGGGGAGTGTTTATGTTGCTTCGGCTGTTTTGCCGGCGAAGTTGCGGGTTGGTTCGTATGGTCGGGTGACGGCGTCGGTGGTTGTTGGTGGGCGTGTTGTGAGTTCGCCGGTGTCTGGTCAGGTCGTGCGGGTGGTCAAGGCTAGCTTGAAGAAGGTGAAGGTGAAGCAGGTTGCTGGTTCGCGTGTGAAGGTGCGCGTGAAGTTGGGCAAGTTGTCGTCGGGCGTGTGGCCTTCTGGTTCGGTGCGTGTTGTTGTTGGTAAGCGCGTGTTGGCGAAGAAGAAGGTGAAGGTTTCGGCGAAGGGGAAGGTGACGGTGCGGTTGAAGAAGGCCGTGTCGAAGGGTGTGAAGGTGCGGGTGAAGTTCGTGCCGAAGGCGAAGGCGAAGTCGGTTGTGAAGGGTAAGTCTTCGAAGAAGATGCGCATGCGCTAGGCGCGGGTGTGGGTGTGGGGCCGGTGTGGTTTTGTGTGTTGGTTGCTTGCGGGCGCGGCGCACAACCCACCGGCCCCTCCCGCATCTCATCGCTGTCGCGGCGGGACCTGGGACCACAGGTACAGTAGAATCTTTTCGAACACCACGGAAGGATAGACATTAATGGTTGAAAGCAAGGTCCTACCTTCCGGCAGCGAAAGCGGAACCTACGACATCGAACAGACCGCTCCGACGTTGGCGATGGTGGCGCAATTGGCCGGGGTCAGCCTGAAGACCGCGTCGCGCGCCATCAACGGCGAAAAGCACGTCGCGAAGGAGACCCGCGAACGGGTCCTCAGCGTCGCGGAGAACGTCGGATTCCGCAT
This is a stretch of genomic DNA from Rarobacter incanus. It encodes these proteins:
- a CDS encoding GH92 family glycosyl hydrolase, encoding MKVFDQAPRARRRSVVVFAAAAAMAATGALAQAPAALAVASWSTSFESGDSQVVGTALGAVPTTFTGITGRPLTVSVTPSNVANSGSSESVGNLSDGSGDTKWYTGNKPSGSTPFEVVYAMGVKTPISGYSLTSGADAADWSGRNPKSWAVYGSNDGSAWTPLDNQSGQSFAGSKSVNNYATSGSPEYSYYKLAITENNGANDFQLADWTLKLGTVQAGSLAVAQATGPTGGWTQKEGAGFTGKASLMYAGKHIGAGAVTSKVEIRSNVNASVATNTQFSYKIYPVLNSDWEYSATYVALDVQFDDGTWLSANADQRDTNGFHVQARKQGSEKALYANQWNSVAVDLSAYKGRTIKNIAITYDNDTAASGTSIVGYVDDIAIKTVAPIDASQLVNYVDTRRGTNANDKFSRGSNIPATAVPNGFNFWTPFTNTDDNKLYQYARQNNSDNLTTLQGVGISHETSPWMGDSDSMSIMPSTSATTTNADRSARAAAFSHDDEIARPDYYSVKTTNGLQVEVAPTMHAGIMKFTFPAGQNTGTLLIDGALSQDSSFQVSGNKLTGWVSGNAKGGSGSGSTRMYIYGEFDSAATAQGSANGGRSGYYARFDTAANKTVTLRIATSFIGDDQAQSNFAQEVANKSFSDIQTAAALTWQERLSVIDMSQSTTATDADKVKVYSSLYRLNMYPNARWEKVGTEYKYASAVGGTSADKTDQNVPVMTGKNYVNNGFWDTYRTAWPLYSLLYPEFATELVDGFLDQYDDGGWVSRWSSPGYSNIMTGTSSDVAFADVYISTNSMSTAQAEHAFAAAVKNATVSAPSEYWNNNNRDEARVGRKGLQTSTFLGYSDSNLHESVSWGLEGNINDAGIAAMAEKLAADTSLSAAKRARYAEQATYYRDRAKNYVNMFNTEAGGFFTTRNADGTFSSNSSNYNPKTWWGPYTETNGWNFAFHAPFDTDGLAGLYGSTTAGIKAKLDQFYATPEKTTGTIHEELEASAVRIGQLGMSNQVSHHIPYISAATGDATRTQEVVRESLQRLFVGSDIGQGYPGDEDNGEMSAWYLFSAMGFYPLSLASGEYTVGSPAFDKMIINRSASQGGKLTITAQNNSYDNVYVSGVKVGDKALSTPSLSVSDLRAASTLDFTMQSTPSTWGNDQTRAVSAPAALQDLTKSGNAQVSATGISDTAKLVDDTSDTKSAMTVAGSTLKAVSTQGPVKVKTYTLTSATKAAAPTSWKLQGSNSGTDWTDLDSRSGSFFDYPLQTVPFQVEDPGSYSQYRIVFGNGSELAEVELLVDPDATGATGEVEAAVPSDISVAAGEQTPSVIATVSGIADVSAASATVDFGDGSDAQAATVAAGGIAGSVVKATHSYDRAGEYPVTVKVTYDGVTTVSTGVITVTRDARFESNFDNACLTNAGTAVACDGASNANGYRKESLAEAKSITDGSRSVSVPAVVQGTQYSVPGDSSLKFTLPQIASGEKDNLTGETTRKVRVYVPADATKVSFIGMATETSLSKAAKLIFDDGTTKPFNLEFNNWDSATGADGIGAGNVVVGASMGRWKGTSTTVDAPNNAFKLWATASVTLEQGHGGGFWLEMPAVDSSTKARQHVFAIASDGSGTLTEPVSIAAGQAASAKSGAATTFDLATVSAGDQSGERTAVVNWGDGSEAVEVSLAESGAVTGQHTYAKAGIYRVSIVADDSVTSAQTSTTITVTDSEKTDAAVTLTALPAAPVAGDSIALTATVPSDATGTVSFKSSGEVIGTAAIADGKASYTVSSVEAGVYTFAAEFAGDAKYNAAASQTVTVTVKTKDDGGNTGGGDGGNTGGTDSGKAASLSAPRFSKLKQSYGAIAKRRATVAVVVTNATQGTVTFKSGAKVLATAKIRRQGSVYVASAVLPAKLRVGSYGRVTASVVVGGRVVSSPVSGQVVRVVKASLKKVKVKQVAGSRVKVRVKLGKLSSGVWPSGSVRVVVGKRVLAKKKVKVSAKGKVTVRLKKAVSKGVKVRVKFVPKAKAKSVVKGKSSKKMRMR